The genomic stretch TGAGTTTTTCGAAACTGATGATGGCTGTTTGCTCAGGGTTACTACTTGTTGCTACAGCCATCGGTACGGTCGGTTACTATTTTTTTAGTGAAGGTTCTTGGTATAAAATTCTCATCGAACAAAAAATCTTTTACATTCCCTTTGTGGTTTTCGTTCCGCTTACAGCCATTTCGATTGGTTTAATTATAGGCGGTTTGCTCGGGTATTTTGTTAAACAAAAATTTGAATCAATTGACTTTTCGATTCGGCTGCTCGGACAAGGCGATTTGGAGAAAAAGATTACGAGTGAAGAAGACGAGAACTTTTTAGAAGTGCAGCAAGTATACAAGCAAATCGACCGCTTACGTGATAAAATGAAAGCACAAACGATTTTGACACAAAAACTTGCAAGCGACCGTGCTGAATCAACTGGCCAAACGAAAGAAGCTATTTTGTCAGAAGAGAGACACCGGATTGCTAGAGAATTACACGATTCAGTGAGCCAACAGCTTTTTGCAGCAATGATGCTTTTATCAGCTTTGAATGAACAGAGTGAAAAAAGCGCAACACCGGCGATGCAAAAACAACTAAAAATGGTTGAATCTATCGTAAATGAATCCCAATCAGAGATGCGGGCGCTTTTACTTCATCTGCGTCCAACGCAACTCGAGGGTAAATCATTAAAAACTGGTATTGAGCAATTATTAAAAGAATTAACAACCAAATTGCCAATCGAAGTAGAATGGCAAATCGAGGATATTAGTTTGCAAAAAGGCATTGAGGATCATTTGTTCCGTATTGTTCAAGAATTACTTTCCAATACATTACGACATTCTAAAGCTAAATTATTAGAAGTACGCCTCGTAACGATGGATAATTTAGCGGTGATGAAAGTAGTTGATGACGGCGTTGGGTTTGATATGGATAATGTTCGACAAGGCTCTTATGGATTACAAAATATGCGAGAACGAGTTGCTGAATTCGGCGGCACCATCAAAATAATTAGTTTCCCAGGAAGAGGAACTAGTGTAGAAATAAAAATCCCACTTGTTGCGAAAAAGGACGTGGAAAGCGAATGATAAAAGTATTACTTGTAGATGATCATGAAATGGTACGTATAGGTGTCTCAGCTTATCTTTCTGTGCAAGATGACATGGAAGTGGTTGGCGAGGCAGAGAACGGTCGTGAAGGGGCTGATATGGCTCTAGAACTACGCCCAGATATTATTTTAATGGATTTAGTTATGGATGAAATGGACGGCATCGAAGCCACAAAAGAAATTATGCAAAACTGGAAAGAAGCAAAAATAATTATCGTTACAAGTTTTATTGATGATGAAAAAGTATACCCGGCACTTGAAGCTGGAGCGAGCAGTTATATGCTTAAAACTTCAACAGCGAGCGAAATTGCAGATGCGATTCGAGCTACATACGGCGGAGACTCTGTTCTTGAACCAGAAGTAACTGGCAAAATGATGCAACGGCTAACCGCTAAACCAGAGAAAAACTTACATGATGATTTAACGAATCGTGAAAATGAAATCTTACTTTTAATCGCGGAAGGTAAATCCAACCAAGAAATCGCAGACGAACTTTTCATCACTTTAAAAACGGTGAAGACGCATGTAAGTAATATTTTATCGAAATTAGATGTGCAAGATCGTACGCAAGCAGCAATCTATGCATTTAAACATGACTTAGTAGAAAAAAAGTAGCAAGGAGGTAACGTACACATGAAAGAAGGATTTGCAGTCATCGGTCTTGGGCGATTCGGCGGAAGTATTTGTCGTTCACTTGTCGAGCAAGGAATGGAAGTACTTGCGAT from Listeria monocytogenes ATCC 19117 encodes the following:
- a CDS encoding response regulator; protein product: MIKVLLVDDHEMVRIGVSAYLSVQDDMEVVGEAENGREGADMALELRPDIILMDLVMDEMDGIEATKEIMQNWKEAKIIIVTSFIDDEKVYPALEAGASSYMLKTSTASEIADAIRATYGGDSVLEPEVTGKMMQRLTAKPEKNLHDDLTNRENEILLLIAEGKSNQEIADELFITLKTVKTHVSNILSKLDVQDRTQAAIYAFKHDLVEKK
- a CDS encoding sensor histidine kinase, yielding MSFSKLMMAVCSGLLLVATAIGTVGYYFFSEGSWYKILIEQKIFYIPFVVFVPLTAISIGLIIGGLLGYFVKQKFESIDFSIRLLGQGDLEKKITSEEDENFLEVQQVYKQIDRLRDKMKAQTILTQKLASDRAESTGQTKEAILSEERHRIARELHDSVSQQLFAAMMLLSALNEQSEKSATPAMQKQLKMVESIVNESQSEMRALLLHLRPTQLEGKSLKTGIEQLLKELTTKLPIEVEWQIEDISLQKGIEDHLFRIVQELLSNTLRHSKAKLLEVRLVTMDNLAVMKVVDDGVGFDMDNVRQGSYGLQNMRERVAEFGGTIKIISFPGRGTSVEIKIPLVAKKDVESE